One genomic region from Conexibacter woesei Iso977N encodes:
- a CDS encoding RNA polymerase sigma factor: MDDARPQALRWAAPARTAAGGRWAAARAERAAVRGALRGDAAALDVLFHAHWPAAYRAALLIVRDPHAAEDIAQEGFVAASGALERFDRSRPFGPWLRTIVARRAIDATRARAVRREVGDEALPFLAAPVSGEPRDDLFTALAALPDEQRIVVVLRHLLELTPTEIADVVGIPRGTVNSRLRRGLDTLAQELER; encoded by the coding sequence ATGGACGACGCACGGCCGCAGGCGCTCCGCTGGGCCGCACCCGCCAGGACGGCGGCGGGCGGCAGGTGGGCGGCCGCGCGGGCCGAGCGGGCGGCGGTCCGGGGTGCGCTGCGGGGCGACGCGGCGGCGCTGGACGTCCTGTTCCACGCGCACTGGCCCGCGGCCTACCGCGCCGCGTTGCTGATCGTGCGCGATCCGCACGCGGCGGAGGACATCGCGCAGGAGGGCTTCGTGGCGGCGAGCGGCGCGCTGGAGCGCTTCGACCGCTCGCGCCCGTTCGGCCCGTGGCTGCGGACGATCGTCGCGCGCCGGGCGATCGACGCCACCCGCGCCCGGGCGGTCCGGCGCGAGGTGGGCGACGAGGCGCTGCCGTTCCTGGCGGCGCCCGTGTCCGGCGAGCCGCGCGACGACCTCTTCACCGCGCTCGCCGCGCTGCCCGACGAGCAGCGGATCGTCGTCGTCCTGCGGCACCTGCTCGAGCTGACGCCGACCGAGATCGCCGACGTCGTCGGCATCCCCCGCGGCACCGTCAACTCCCGCCTGCGCCGCGGCCTCGACACGCTCGCCCAGGAGCTCGAGCGATGA